A region from the Lolium perenne isolate Kyuss_39 chromosome 4, Kyuss_2.0, whole genome shotgun sequence genome encodes:
- the LOC127295937 gene encoding kinesin-like protein KIN-5B, with protein MAQTPNPSRRSWVGPAPTPFLTPRPERRELRWAEAGSHSSVRRSGVGAVGVNGGSDRDREANVQVVLRCRPLNEEEQRANVQSAVSCNEMKREVTVLNSLFKQDDKTLTFDKVFGPKSQQRAIYDHAVAPIVDDVLEGYNCTVFAFGQTGTGKTYTMEGEIMQQVGELPATAGVMPRAVRHIFDILEARKADYSMKVTFLELYNEELTDLLASEDQSRFPEDRQKRSTISLMEDGKGGAVIRGLEEIVVKSPSGIYSLLEQGSARRRTSDTALNKQSSRSHSVFSIYIYVKVTTIGNQELIKCGRLNLVDLAGSESIARSGAKEVRAREAGELNKSLLTLGRVITALVEHSVHVPYRDSKLTRLLRESLGGKAKTCIIATVTPAVHCLEETLVTLDYAYRAKSIRNKPEVNQKIKSVMLKDLYQEMEKMKQDLKAAREKNGIYIPHESFVLEEAEKKAMREKVDCLELRLEKQNKELEKYKKLYLAEQECRMNLEIQNTELKMKTESCKEEFLDLQEAHSRAEMSIKEKEYIISNLLRAEHQILERAKGMCGSFESACGDIADLQNKLERRSKTESETRGLLFNFRSQMDQSLGLLHNTVVGSICEQRQFLESMNEQMNSYFSAKSELANHMERRIANAKDMHASGLQCMNELAKTLKLRSITDSEQMELNISSHAIAVGNFLAVMVSEAEQVQTEVLRSISELKELLAFSAKQQEVGLQKSLTSAQAMSKTSIGFFNYISTQASRIMELMEQSQRGSSSQLVEFEKGFKELAIQEEQAALNKIAGILAGLTARKTTMVSEYVGQLNEKYSEEQKHMILEMSNLQHVSGNGIKEATSCAGKIEKQFQEVKSSHANTKDQMGDVLQLCLERSNHSVSYWSHTQSSLEHLNKSSVLEAHDFIGERRSENDSIIQEILLLSAQNDAGFHAMTSDILGASKNSHLLDHETRKTMEAVTTSLSNHLGLLNEEHSQGTESIRSITSDCVEKDYSVNSPVHNREPPTGAYSFKSIEELRPSVLDLVAKFKAENKLSEPDKGKQYSDQRTRSAPRSPLMPVNH; from the exons ATGGCGCAGACTCCGAACCCCAGCCGGAGGTCCTGGGTGGGCCCAGCGCCGACCCCCTTCCTCACGCCACGCCCCGAGCGCCGGGAGCTGCGGTGGGCGGAAGCGGGCTCGCACAGCTCCGTGCGCCGCAGCGGGGTAGGCGCCGTCGGCGTCAACGGAGGGAGCGACAGAGACCGCGAGGCGAACGTGCAGGTCGTGCTCCGGTGCAG GCCACTAAACGAGGAGGAGCAGAGAGCGAATGTGCAGAGCGCTGTCTCTTGCAACGAGATGAAGAGGGAGGTTACAGTTCTCAACAGCCTCTTCAAGCAAGACGACAAGACATTGACCTTTGACAAG GTGTTTGGCCCAAAATCCCAGCAGAGAGCGATATACGATCATGCTGTTGCACCTATCGTCGACGATGTCCTTGAAGGCTATAATTGTACTGTCTTTGCCTTTGGGCAAACTGGAACCGGAAAAACTTATACCATGGAGGGGGAGATAATGCAGCAG GTGGGTGAGCTGCCAGCTACTGCTGGTGTCATGCCAAGAGCAGTGCGCCATATCTTCGATATATTGGAAGCACGGAAGGCTGACTATAGCATGAAGGTAACCTTCTTGGAGCTCTATAACGAAGAATTAACAGATCTGTTGGCTTCCGAGGACCAAAGCAGATTCCCTGAGGATAGACAAAAAAGGTCTACTATATCTCTTATGGAAGATGGCAAGGGCGGGGCGGTCATAAGAGGCCTTGAAGAGATTGTTGTCAAAAGTCCCAGTGGGATATATAGTCTTTTGGAACAAGGATCAGCTAGGAGACGCACTTCTGACACTGCGCTGAATAAGCAGAGCAG CCGATCACATTCTGTCTTTTCAATATACATCTATGTCAAAGTAACAACAATAGGGAATCAGGAACTCATAAAGTGTGGGAGGTTGAACCTTGTAGACTTGGCAGGATCAGAGAGTATAGCTCGATCAGGTGCAAAAGAG GTTAGAGCAAGAGAAGCTGGAGAGCTGAATAAGAGCTTATTGACACTGGGTCGTGTCATCACTGCACTTGTGGAGCATTCAGTTCATGTACCATACAG GGACAGTAAGCTCACGAGACTGCTAAGAGAATCCTTGGGTGGAAAAGCCAAAACTTGCATCATAGCAACAGTAACTCCAGCTGTCCATTGCCTGGAAGAAACTCTAGTTACACTTGATTATGCTTATCGTGCTAAAAGTATAAGAAACAAACCAGAG GTAAACCAAAAAATCAAGTCTGTTATGCTCAAAGATCTTTATCAAGAAATGGAAAAAATGAAACAAG ATCTGAAAGCCGCAAGGGAAAAGAATGGAATTTATATCCCTCATGAAAGTTTTGTTCTAGAGGAGGCAGAGAAAAAG GCAATGAGGGAAAAAGTGGACTGTTTGGAGCTTCGTCTGGAGAAGCAGAACAAA GAGCTCGAAAAATACAAAAAACTGTACCTAGCAGAACAGGAGTGCAGGATGAATTTGGAAATTCAGAATACAGAGTTAAAG ATGAAGACTGAAAGTTGCAAGGAGGAATTTCTGGATCTTCAGGAAGCTCATTCTAGAGCTGAAATGTCTATAAAGGAAAAGGAATACATAATCTCAAATTTACTACGTGCTG AGCACCAAATTCTTGAACGTGCAAAGGGTATGTGCGGCTCCTTCGAGAGTGCATGTGGAGATATCGCTGATCTTCAGAATAAACTAG AAAGGCGATCGAAAACTGAATCTGAAACTAGAGGGTTATTATTCAATTTTCGGTCTCAAATGGATCAGAGTCTTGGACTTCTTCATAACACAGTTGTTGGATCTATTTGTGAGCAACGCCAATTTTTGGAGTCTATGAATGAACAAATGAATTCATACTTTTCAGCTAAATCTGAG TTAGCGAACCATATGGAGAGAAGAATCGCAAATGCCAAAGATATGCATGCCTCTGGTTTGCAATGCATGAACGAGCTTGCCAAAACTCTGAAGCTGCGATCCATCACAGACTCTGAGCAAATGGAGCTGAATATATCTTCACATGCAATAGCTGTTGGCAAT TTTCTAGCAGTGATGGTTTCGGAGGCTGAACAAGTACAGACTGAAGTTCTAAGATCCATCTCTGAACTCAAGGAACTACTAGCCTTTTCTGCTAAACAGCAAGAAGTA GGGTTGCAAAAGAGTCTTACCTCAGCACAAGCCATGTCGAAGACATCAATTGGTTTCTTTAACTATATCAGCACACAGGCATCTAGGATCATGGAACTTATGGAGCAAAGTCAAAGAGGAAGCTCCTCTCAGCTTGTTGAATTTGAGAAGGGTTTTAAG GAACTTGCTATTCAAGAAGAGCAAGCTGCTCTTAACAAGATTGCTGGAATTTTAGCTGGCTTGACAGCCAGAAAAACGACAATG GTTTCAGAATATGTCGGGCAACTGAATGAGAAATATAGCGAAGAGCAGAAACACATGATATTGGAAATGTCCAACCTACAACACGTTTCAGGTAATGGCATAAAGGAAGCTACATCCTGTGCTGGAAAGATAGAGAAACAGTTCCAAGAGGTTAAGTCATCACATGCCAACACCAAAGATCAAATGGGAGATGTCTTGCAGCTATG CTTGGAGAGAAGCAACCATTCTGTTTCTTACTGGTCACATACACAGTCATCTTTAGAACATCTAAATAAGAGCTCGGTTTTGGAGGCTCATGATTTTATAGG AGAGAGAAGAAGCGAAAATGACAGTATTATCCAGGAGATTCTGCTTCTTTCTGCACAGAACGATGCAGGGTTTCATGCCATGACATCTGATATTTTAGGCGCTTCAAAGA ATTCCCACTTACTGGATCATGAAACTAGAAAGACAATGGAAGCTGTAACCACCTCTCTCTCGAATCATTTGGGATTGCTGAATGAAGAACACAGTCAAGGCACAGAATCTATAAGAAGCATTACAAGTGACTGTGTTGAAAAGGATTACTCG GTTAATAGTCCAGTTCATAATCGGGAGCCACCAACCGGTGCATACAGCTTCAAATCAATCGAGGAGCTGAGACCCTCGGTGCTAGACCTAGTGGCGAAATTCAAAGCAGAGAACAAGCTGAGCGAACCGGACAAGGGCAAGCAATACTCGGATCAAAGGACACGTAGTGCTCCAAGAAGTCCTCTGATGCCAGTCAATCACTAA